A genomic segment from Syntrophotalea acetylenivorans encodes:
- a CDS encoding pyridoxal phosphate-dependent aminotransferase yields MRNNIVHIGAGELVYEIRAIVEIADKLQQMGIKTNMENIGDPIAKGEKIPQWMKEVVADLVMQDCSYGYSPTRGVLETRQFLAEQTNRRGKTQITADDIMFFNGLGDAIQKVYGFLRREARIIGPTPTYSTHSSAEAAHAGTKPISYRLDPDNHWYPDLDDLRLSVKYNPSISGILIINPDNPTGAVYPERILQEMIAIAREYDLFIICDEVYHNIVFNGTSTKPISDIIGEVPALALKGISKEVPWPGARCGWMEVYNADKDPVFQQYVKSILDAKMVEVCSTTLPQKAIPRLLSHPQYPVYLKERKDRYEKFSNIAVEMLQGIPGIKVNRTNGAFYMSVVFKKGQLSDCQSLPIEIDEVRTLVEGLVAEPKVALDKRFVYYLLASTGICVVPLSSFCTMEQGIRITLLERDEQEFKHIFQTLGESITAYLNS; encoded by the coding sequence ATGCGCAACAATATCGTTCATATCGGAGCCGGTGAGCTGGTTTACGAAATTCGCGCTATCGTCGAAATTGCCGATAAGCTGCAGCAGATGGGCATCAAAACCAACATGGAGAATATCGGCGACCCCATTGCCAAGGGTGAAAAAATTCCCCAATGGATGAAGGAAGTGGTTGCCGACCTGGTCATGCAGGATTGTTCCTACGGTTACAGCCCGACCCGGGGCGTGCTGGAGACCCGCCAGTTTTTGGCTGAGCAGACCAACCGGCGGGGCAAGACCCAGATCACCGCTGACGACATCATGTTTTTCAACGGTCTCGGCGACGCGATTCAGAAGGTCTACGGCTTTCTGCGCCGTGAAGCGCGCATCATCGGTCCCACCCCGACCTATTCCACCCACTCCTCCGCTGAGGCCGCCCATGCCGGCACCAAGCCGATCTCTTATCGCCTTGATCCGGACAACCATTGGTATCCCGACCTGGACGATCTGCGTCTGTCCGTTAAATACAATCCGAGTATCTCCGGTATTCTTATCATTAATCCGGACAATCCTACCGGCGCCGTCTATCCAGAACGCATTCTGCAGGAGATGATCGCCATCGCCCGCGAATACGATCTGTTTATCATCTGCGATGAGGTCTATCACAATATTGTTTTTAACGGCACATCGACCAAGCCGATCTCCGATATCATCGGCGAGGTGCCGGCCCTGGCTCTTAAGGGGATCAGCAAGGAAGTACCCTGGCCCGGTGCCCGTTGCGGTTGGATGGAGGTCTACAATGCCGACAAGGACCCGGTGTTCCAGCAGTACGTGAAGAGCATTCTCGACGCCAAGATGGTCGAGGTCTGTTCCACCACTCTGCCGCAAAAGGCCATACCGCGGCTGCTCAGCCATCCTCAGTATCCGGTCTATCTGAAAGAGCGCAAGGACCGTTACGAAAAATTCTCCAACATCGCTGTTGAAATGTTGCAAGGGATACCCGGCATCAAGGTTAATCGTACCAACGGCGCTTTCTATATGAGCGTCGTCTTTAAAAAAGGTCAGCTCAGCGACTGTCAGAGCTTGCCCATCGAGATCGACGAGGTGCGCACGCTGGTTGAGGGGTTAGTGGCTGAGCCGAAAGTCGCTCTCGACAAACGTTTTGTCTATTATCTTCTGGCCTCGACCGGTATTTGCGTGGTGCCCTTGTCGTCTTTCTGCACTATGGAACAGGGGATTCGCATTACCCTTCTTGAAAGGGACGAGCAGGAATTCAAACACATCTTCCAGACCCTTGGCGAAAGCATAACGGCCTACCTGAACAGCTGA
- a CDS encoding ATP synthase subunit I yields the protein MQDPDDLLPEVLCRRSWMLWFGLTLISLLWQSKAVFFGVAAGGLVSIGGFYWLRWTLGRLLAEAAKQKPSTHLYSLLLRLLVLAVLLFLLIGPAQLSTPALAVGLSVVVFNILGLALERIIKGRICIS from the coding sequence ATGCAGGATCCTGATGATCTCCTGCCGGAAGTGCTTTGCCGGCGTAGCTGGATGCTTTGGTTCGGCTTGACTCTGATCAGTTTGCTGTGGCAATCGAAGGCGGTTTTTTTCGGTGTTGCCGCAGGCGGCCTGGTTTCCATCGGCGGTTTTTACTGGTTGCGCTGGACTCTGGGCCGGTTGCTGGCCGAAGCTGCTAAGCAGAAGCCGAGTACCCATTTATATTCCCTGTTGTTGCGACTGCTGGTACTTGCAGTGTTGTTGTTTCTATTGATCGGTCCCGCACAGCTCTCTACGCCGGCTTTGGCGGTGGGGCTTTCGGTTGTGGTGTTTAATATCCTGGGGCTTGCCCTGGAACGAATTATTAAAGGCAGGATCTGTATCTCATGA
- a CDS encoding AtpZ/AtpI family protein: protein MAEERQQLYKSLGFLSTLGISMVAATLIGLAIGYYLDQRLGTSPWMTMLFLGFGIAAGFRNLFYLVNRELKRQQREEEKKDAGS, encoded by the coding sequence ATGGCAGAAGAACGGCAGCAATTGTATAAATCGTTGGGGTTTCTGTCCACTCTGGGCATTTCCATGGTGGCCGCGACGCTTATCGGTCTGGCCATAGGGTATTACCTGGATCAACGGTTAGGAACGTCCCCCTGGATGACGATGCTGTTTCTAGGGTTTGGAATTGCGGCCGGTTTCCGCAACCTCTTCTATCTCGTCAACCGGGAACTGAAACGCCAGCAGCGCGAGGAAGAGAAAAAAGATGCAGGATCCTGA
- the atpB gene encoding F0F1 ATP synthase subunit A yields the protein MTHPFLFFQWLVEKLKFGYTSEQLADFGYFNHVTYAWATMAILILAGFLASRRLQKDPKGFQNFMEVVLEQIERLIGETMGSEGRAFFPVVATLALFILVSNLIALIPGFMPPTANPNTNLALALVVFLLTHAIGFKKHGLSYIKHFTGPIWWLIPLMLPIEIIGHLARPVSLTLRLFGNMYGHEVVLMVFLSLAPAIVPIPMMLMGILVAFIQAFVFTLLSMIYFAGALEEAH from the coding sequence ATGACACATCCCTTTCTGTTTTTTCAGTGGCTGGTCGAGAAACTGAAGTTTGGTTATACATCGGAGCAACTGGCCGATTTCGGCTATTTCAATCATGTGACCTACGCTTGGGCGACCATGGCGATCCTGATCCTGGCCGGTTTTCTCGCCTCCAGACGCCTGCAGAAGGACCCTAAGGGTTTTCAGAACTTCATGGAGGTGGTTCTCGAGCAGATCGAGCGATTGATCGGTGAAACCATGGGCTCCGAGGGGAGGGCTTTTTTCCCGGTGGTTGCCACCCTGGCGCTGTTTATCCTGGTTTCAAACCTGATAGCCTTGATTCCTGGCTTTATGCCGCCGACCGCCAACCCCAATACCAATTTAGCGTTGGCCCTGGTGGTTTTTCTCCTGACCCACGCCATCGGCTTTAAAAAGCACGGCCTGTCTTACATCAAGCACTTTACCGGTCCCATCTGGTGGCTGATACCCTTGATGCTGCCTATTGAGATTATCGGTCATCTTGCCCGGCCCGTATCCCTCACATTGCGTCTGTTTGGCAATATGTACGGCCATGAGGTGGTGTTGATGGTTTTCCTCTCTCTGGCGCCGGCTATTGTGCCGATTCCAATGATGTTGATGGGGATTTTGGTTGCGTTTATCCAGGCCTTTGTCTTTACTCTGCTGTCCATGATTTATTTTGCCGGTGCTTTGGAAGAAGCCCATTAA
- a CDS encoding F0F1 ATP synthase subunit C, translating into MDYFTWCIITAGAAMTLGVVPTALSQGMALKSALEGVARNPNASGKVLTTMLIGLAMIESLAIYVFVVAMIVLVANPFTDKVLQMLGAAH; encoded by the coding sequence ATGGATTACTTTACTTGGTGTATCATTACAGCCGGAGCAGCTATGACTCTTGGTGTGGTCCCCACTGCCCTCAGCCAGGGGATGGCCCTCAAAAGCGCTCTAGAGGGCGTAGCCCGCAATCCAAACGCCAGCGGCAAGGTTCTGACCACGATGCTGATTGGTCTGGCGATGATTGAGTCCCTGGCTATCTACGTCTTCGTTGTGGCCATGATCGTGCTGGTCGCCAACCCCTTCACTGACAAAGTGTTGCAAATGTTGGGTGCAGCGCACTAA
- a CDS encoding HD-GYP domain-containing protein, with product MDEQFLPVALATLQFEKAAPCDLYRSIRDDKYVFFAKKGVLFDRATRDRVIASGADLLYIREEESALYNSYLKETLVSIVTDPAVTSDKKAAAVHTACLQTLQRAFEEPRAVFLGQACEILEPTVNLIVSDDQATKHLIHLTTYDHSTYVHSTNVGIFSIALARILFSGDSQHDMQALGAGFFLHDLGKCKIPIDILNKPGMLTDEEREIVNQHVLDGYQMVESSGLMTDEARTIILQHHERDDGRGYPNQKRADEIHPYARICRLADIYEALTADRPYHNSRSSFEALKFMKEHVISGPDEQVFAGFVKLFLA from the coding sequence ATGGATGAGCAGTTTTTGCCCGTAGCACTGGCGACCTTACAGTTTGAAAAAGCCGCACCCTGTGATCTTTATCGCAGTATTCGTGATGATAAATATGTCTTTTTTGCCAAAAAGGGTGTGTTGTTCGACAGGGCCACGCGAGATCGGGTTATTGCCAGCGGTGCCGACCTGCTCTACATTCGCGAAGAAGAGAGCGCCCTTTATAATTCCTACCTGAAAGAGACGCTGGTCTCCATCGTCACCGATCCTGCGGTGACTTCAGACAAAAAGGCCGCCGCAGTCCATACCGCTTGTCTCCAGACTCTGCAACGGGCCTTTGAAGAGCCGCGCGCGGTCTTTCTTGGGCAGGCCTGTGAAATTCTGGAACCCACAGTCAATCTCATTGTCTCGGACGATCAGGCAACCAAACATCTGATACATCTCACCACCTATGATCACAGCACCTATGTTCATTCAACCAATGTCGGTATTTTCAGTATAGCTCTGGCAAGAATCTTGTTTAGTGGCGACAGTCAGCATGATATGCAGGCCTTGGGAGCCGGGTTTTTTCTACACGATCTCGGCAAATGCAAAATCCCCATCGATATTCTTAATAAGCCCGGCATGTTGACGGACGAGGAGCGGGAGATTGTCAATCAACACGTTCTGGATGGTTATCAAATGGTGGAGAGCAGTGGTTTGATGACTGACGAGGCACGAACTATTATTCTCCAGCATCACGAGCGGGACGACGGCAGGGGTTACCCCAATCAGAAGAGAGCCGATGAGATTCATCCTTATGCCCGGATTTGTCGGCTGGCCGATATTTATGAAGCCCTGACGGCAGACCGACCCTATCATAACAGCCGTTCCTCCTTTGAAGCCCTCAAGTTTATGAAAGAACATGTGATAAGCGGTCCGGACGAACAAGTTTTTGCCGGTTTCGTTAAACTCTTTCTGGCTTGA
- a CDS encoding cyclase family protein translates to MKIIDISVPLNETLPVFPGDPPLVLAQQGGAFAVSSLSLASHSGTHLDLPGHLGLDGPSVVDLPLEQMIGPCQVWDLSEHRGPIDEALLARRPEPVGPKVLLRTGNSRLWQEKTFCADYQALTADGAAWLISRGVRLIGIDYLSIEAPSGDGTVHRLLLEAGLIILEGLDLRGVSAGSYELICLPLKLASCDGAPCRAVLRSL, encoded by the coding sequence ATGAAAATCATAGATATCAGCGTGCCCTTGAACGAAACCCTGCCGGTCTTTCCCGGCGACCCTCCCCTGGTCCTGGCCCAACAGGGCGGAGCCTTTGCTGTTAGTTCACTATCTTTAGCCAGCCACAGCGGGACTCATCTCGATTTACCGGGGCATCTCGGGTTGGACGGCCCAAGTGTTGTGGATCTACCCCTAGAGCAGATGATAGGTCCCTGTCAGGTATGGGACCTGAGCGAGCATCGCGGTCCTATTGACGAAGCGCTTCTGGCTCGCCGACCAGAGCCCGTCGGACCGAAGGTTTTACTTCGCACCGGCAACTCCCGTCTCTGGCAGGAAAAAACCTTCTGTGCTGACTATCAGGCTTTGACGGCTGATGGCGCCGCCTGGTTGATTTCCCGGGGCGTCAGGCTGATCGGTATCGATTACCTGTCCATCGAGGCGCCCAGTGGGGATGGAACCGTTCATCGACTGCTACTGGAAGCAGGTCTGATAATCCTCGAAGGGCTAGACTTGAGAGGAGTAAGCGCCGGTAGCTACGAGTTGATCTGCCTGCCCCTGAAACTCGCCAGTTGCGACGGGGCTCCCTGCCGGGCCGTGCTTCGCAGTCTCTGA